One window from the genome of Pseudomonadota bacterium encodes:
- the glyQ gene encoding glycine--tRNA ligase subunit alpha, with amino-acid sequence MTQGSSTPASFQALIFELQRYWSGHGCVIAQPYDMEMGAGTFHPSTFLRAIGPEPWRAAYVQPSRRPTDGRYGDNPNRLQHYFQFQVILKPSPDNIQELYLESLRTLGIDLKVHDVRFVEDNWESPTLGAWGLGWEVWLNGMEITQFTYFQQVGGLDCRPVSGEITYGLERIAMYLQGVNSVYDLLWTESAGGRVTYGDVYHQNEVEMSAYNFEHADTAALFAWFDQCEAAATRMIEVNLPLPAYEQMLKASHTFNLLDARRALSVTERQRYILRVRTLARAVAETYHAAREKLGFPLLAASKEGQPA; translated from the coding sequence ATGACTCAAGGAAGCTCCACGCCCGCCAGTTTCCAGGCACTGATATTCGAATTGCAGCGTTACTGGAGCGGTCATGGTTGCGTCATCGCGCAGCCCTACGACATGGAAATGGGCGCCGGCACCTTTCATCCGTCGACCTTCCTGCGCGCCATCGGCCCCGAGCCGTGGCGGGCGGCCTACGTGCAACCGTCGCGCCGGCCGACCGACGGGCGTTACGGCGACAATCCCAATCGCCTGCAGCACTACTTCCAGTTCCAGGTGATCCTGAAACCCTCGCCCGACAACATCCAGGAGCTGTACCTCGAGTCGCTGCGCACGCTCGGCATCGATCTCAAGGTGCACGACGTGCGCTTCGTCGAAGACAACTGGGAATCGCCGACGCTCGGCGCCTGGGGTCTCGGCTGGGAGGTATGGCTGAACGGCATGGAGATCACGCAGTTCACTTACTTCCAGCAGGTGGGCGGCCTCGACTGCCGGCCGGTGTCGGGCGAGATCACCTATGGCCTCGAGCGCATCGCCATGTACCTGCAGGGCGTCAACTCGGTCTACGACCTGCTGTGGACCGAATCAGCCGGCGGTCGCGTGACCTACGGCGACGTCTACCATCAGAACGAAGTGGAGATGTCCGCCTACAACTTCGAGCATGCCGACACGGCGGCGCTGTTCGCGTGGTTCGACCAGTGCGAAGCGGCCGCCACGCGCATGATTGAAGTCAACCTGCCGCTGCCCGCCTACGAGCAGATGCTCAAGGCGTCCCATACCTTCAACCTGCTGGACGCGCGTCGCGCGCTGTCGGTGACGGAACGCCAGCGCTACATCCTGCGCGTGCGCACCCTCGCGCGCGCCGTCGCCGAGACCTATCACGCCGCGCGCGAGAAGCTCGGCTTTCCGCTGCTGGCAGCGAGCAAGGAGGGGCAGCCGGCATGA
- a CDS encoding glycine--tRNA ligase subunit beta codes for MSRHDNLLVELGTEELPPKALLNLSEAFAAGLDKLLRGAGFEFTALERYATPRRLALRVEQIAAEQPERVETRRGPALGAAFDASGAPTKAAQGFARSCGVEVSALGRLKSDEGEWLSFEQRVAGRRLFDVLPEMVNQALAGLPIPKRMRWGAHSAEFVRPVHWVVMLYGSEVVAGEVLGLAADRVTRGHRFMHGAPIALAHADDYVASLASPGYVIAPFAARRDRVRALIEASAASEGGTAVIDDALLDEVTALVEWPVPICGSFDAHFLELPGEVLIASMQGHQKYFPIRDAHGALRNRFITLANLESAAPEAIRAGNERVIRPRLSDADFFYRADRAKRLDSRLPGLDSMMYEKRLGSLGDKTRRIVSLAATLASACGADSALAGRAAELSRCDLLSDLVGEFPELQGTMGSYYAAADGEAGEVSVALGEFYQPRFSGDAIPATEVGRAVALADKLDSLVGIFGIGSAPTGDRDPFALRRAAIGLLRIVIEADIALDLREAIDFALATYAGVKLAPDTAEQVYAFVRERLRGYYLERGTPNDVCAAVFANDPSSPAEVARRLVAVSGFRALPAAAALAAANKRIANILKKLDAPPAAKVDDTLLADPAERELAARYAALAPQAEQLFLAREYTRYMELLASLREPVDAFFDGVMVMCEDAALRANRLALLAQLHALFTRVADIARLHDA; via the coding sequence ATGAGCCGCCACGACAATCTGCTGGTTGAACTCGGCACCGAGGAACTGCCGCCCAAGGCGCTGTTGAACTTGTCCGAGGCGTTTGCCGCCGGCCTCGACAAGCTGTTGCGCGGCGCCGGCTTCGAATTCACCGCTCTCGAACGCTACGCCACGCCGCGGCGCCTCGCCCTGCGCGTGGAGCAGATCGCTGCCGAACAGCCCGAGCGCGTCGAAACCCGCCGCGGCCCGGCGCTCGGCGCCGCCTTCGACGCCAGCGGCGCGCCGACCAAGGCCGCGCAGGGATTTGCGCGATCCTGCGGCGTCGAGGTCAGTGCCCTCGGGCGCCTGAAGAGCGACGAAGGTGAATGGCTGAGCTTCGAACAGCGGGTGGCGGGACGCCGCTTGTTCGATGTGCTGCCCGAGATGGTCAACCAGGCGCTGGCCGGTTTGCCGATTCCCAAGCGCATGCGCTGGGGCGCGCACAGCGCCGAATTCGTGCGACCGGTGCACTGGGTGGTGATGCTCTATGGCAGCGAGGTGGTGGCGGGTGAAGTGCTGGGCCTCGCCGCCGATCGCGTGACGCGCGGTCATCGCTTCATGCATGGCGCACCAATCGCGCTGGCCCACGCCGACGACTACGTCGCGAGCCTGGCGTCGCCGGGCTATGTGATCGCACCCTTCGCCGCGCGTCGCGATCGTGTGCGCGCCCTGATTGAAGCAAGCGCGGCGAGCGAAGGCGGTACGGCGGTCATCGACGACGCGCTGCTCGATGAAGTGACCGCGCTGGTGGAATGGCCGGTGCCGATCTGCGGCAGTTTCGATGCCCATTTTCTCGAACTGCCCGGCGAAGTGCTGATCGCGTCCATGCAGGGCCATCAGAAATATTTCCCGATCCGCGACGCCCACGGCGCGCTGCGCAATCGCTTCATCACGCTCGCCAACCTCGAGAGCGCGGCGCCGGAAGCGATCCGCGCCGGCAACGAGCGCGTCATCCGTCCGCGCCTGTCGGACGCCGATTTCTTCTACCGCGCCGACCGCGCCAAGCGTCTCGACAGCCGCCTGCCGGGGCTGGACAGCATGATGTACGAGAAGCGTCTCGGCTCGCTGGGCGACAAGACGCGGCGCATCGTCAGTCTCGCCGCCACGCTGGCCAGCGCCTGCGGCGCGGATTCGGCGCTGGCGGGCCGCGCCGCCGAGCTGTCGCGATGCGACCTGCTATCGGACCTGGTCGGCGAATTCCCGGAGCTGCAGGGCACCATGGGCAGCTACTACGCGGCCGCCGATGGCGAGGCGGGCGAAGTGAGCGTGGCCCTCGGCGAGTTCTACCAGCCGCGCTTTTCCGGCGATGCCATTCCCGCCACCGAGGTCGGTCGCGCGGTGGCGCTGGCGGACAAGCTCGATTCGCTGGTCGGCATCTTCGGCATCGGCTCGGCGCCGACCGGCGATCGCGATCCCTTTGCCCTGCGCCGCGCCGCCATCGGCCTGTTGCGCATCGTCATCGAGGCCGACATCGCGCTCGATCTGCGCGAGGCCATCGACTTCGCGCTGGCGACCTATGCCGGCGTCAAGCTGGCGCCCGACACCGCCGAGCAGGTGTACGCGTTCGTGCGCGAACGGCTGCGCGGCTATTACCTCGAGCGCGGCACGCCCAACGACGTGTGCGCGGCGGTATTCGCCAATGACCCGAGTTCGCCCGCGGAAGTGGCGCGCCGCCTGGTGGCCGTCAGCGGCTTCCGCGCCTTGCCGGCCGCCGCGGCGCTGGCCGCCGCCAACAAGCGCATTGCCAACATCCTGAAGAAGCTCGATGCGCCGCCGGCGGCCAAGGTCGATGACACGCTGCTGGCGGATCCCGCCGAGCGCGAGTTGGCGGCGCGCTACGCGGCGCTGGCGCCGCAGGCGGAACAGCTCTTCCTTGCGCGCGAATACACCCGCTACATGGAATTGCTGGCCTCGCTGCGTGAACCGGTCGACGCCTTCTTCGACGGCGTGATGGTGATGTGCGAGGACGCCGCGCTGCGTGCCAATCGCCTCGCGCTGCTGGCGCAACTGCATGCGCTGTTCACGCGGGTGGCCGATATCGCGCGCCTGCACGACGCCTGA